One window of Caldisericum exile AZM16c01 genomic DNA carries:
- a CDS encoding TlpA family protein disulfide reductase — protein sequence MSNKKNKKSKKVNKKEGKHILNKRVFLILGIIVSIVVVIVLGFYLKNRLSVQKYTKVIPKEDVRSEVFGFKGTLTTPRVLTDPAQFSDSFAAEDIVDDNGNSVGTEVTILIDNPSYNKDKKRIPQSVAMLLIVDQGLKIKTLTPFNPTYFDLGIDFEKYFNAYKGKDAETIIKQTDGIYTGDSSVATIIKNKVREAMSLLYIEKYGKEKFSALGVSGYVFSERGTKLPQIKFKDVNGTEYDINDFKYNKIVIIGGNPGCGSCVESVTQLANLFKTYNIENVKFIVFAFTQEKDQLLRLTAPLGDNVIGVLDPDRTVATQLKVNVSPYIELVDKDLTVYYRGPGEPIKETIENIKAFLQK from the coding sequence ATGTCTAACAAGAAGAATAAAAAATCGAAAAAGGTAAATAAAAAAGAAGGGAAACACATTTTAAACAAAAGAGTTTTTTTAATTTTAGGCATTATTGTTTCGATTGTAGTTGTTATAGTCCTTGGGTTCTATCTTAAAAATCGACTATCAGTTCAGAAGTATACAAAAGTTATTCCAAAAGAGGATGTAAGGTCCGAGGTATTTGGCTTTAAAGGCACATTAACTACTCCCAGAGTTCTTACAGACCCAGCACAGTTTTCTGATAGTTTTGCAGCGGAAGACATTGTGGATGATAATGGGAATTCAGTAGGAACTGAAGTTACTATACTTATAGATAACCCATCTTACAATAAGGATAAAAAACGAATTCCACAAAGTGTAGCGATGCTCTTAATCGTTGATCAAGGCCTTAAAATTAAAACCTTAACGCCCTTTAATCCAACGTATTTTGACCTTGGAATTGATTTTGAAAAATACTTTAACGCTTACAAAGGGAAAGATGCAGAAACGATAATAAAACAAACCGATGGTATTTATACCGGTGATAGTTCAGTTGCGACGATTATAAAAAACAAAGTACGAGAGGCAATGAGTCTTCTTTATATAGAAAAATATGGGAAGGAAAAATTTAGTGCATTGGGTGTCTCAGGATATGTATTTTCTGAGAGAGGAACAAAACTCCCGCAGATTAAGTTTAAAGATGTTAACGGAACAGAATACGATATTAATGATTTTAAATACAACAAGATTGTGATTATCGGTGGTAATCCTGGTTGCGGCTCTTGTGTTGAAAGTGTAACTCAACTTGCGAATCTTTTTAAAACATACAACATTGAAAATGTTAAATTTATAGTATTTGCATTTACACAAGAAAAAGACCAACTCTTGCGACTTACAGCACCTCTCGGCGATAATGTTATAGGAGTTTTAGATCCTGATAGAACTGTTGCAACTCAATTGAAAGTGAATGTTTCGCCATATATTGAACTTGTCGACAAGGATCTGACCGTTTACTACAGAGGCCCAGGCGAGCCAATTAAAGAAACAATTGAAAACATAAAAGCGTTCTTACAAAAATAG
- a CDS encoding copper amine oxidase N-terminal domain-containing protein, giving the protein MKKLFAFLTMLVMLFSVLTFVRGVTNSIGNLTISVSPSDRGAYGEYKITFVTHSDLKQGYDRVYLQFPQESTIPCTSCAYAHCSDCFLINGTRVAGAGPVYDLPKTVYFTVPSPGIKANDTVELLIKQSASFQNPTTPGDYILKVWTDQEPEKVQATFTITSTTIQNLGASADPEFTNANIMLSLDFTTGRLGDVMNGKNVYVRFQDGFILPQKPDANYVTINGENPKSVSINSNTFTLTLASSIGKNANVKVKFYPSFGIISPKKQGSYTIEVFTDSEPMPVSIKVDFKDKDFVRTLLETTPNEPNGKNGYFISNVIVKLIAETNTSETPTTYYKLDDGDYKVFTDPIVINDGTHTVKYYSKTNTLTEEEKSLTFKVDTVAPHIALNLKDLTYTYENTILIKGGLSESGDIYINGNQLQVLSDFSFEGVYTLKEGQNFFHLIAIDVAGNRTEKLLTVILDTTTPVLTIESPKSNFEKFSNFILVKGNVYPSNCFVLVNDKMVEVNGNGDFEYKLIPNSKNNMQPVNLKAIYPLTGKSVEQKFVVMYVFDNTVKLQVGSKNISVFGETKTMDVEPFIDKTSGRTLVPVRFVSEALGFEVSYDSKTRTVLLQKENVRIELVIGSRFAIVNGVKKSLDVAPLIKDARTFVPLRFISETMGYKVDWNAETKTIVITP; this is encoded by the coding sequence ATGAAAAAACTTTTTGCTTTTTTAACAATGCTTGTAATGCTTTTTTCAGTCTTGACATTTGTTAGAGGAGTAACAAATTCTATTGGGAATTTGACAATTTCTGTGAGTCCCTCCGATCGAGGTGCTTACGGTGAATATAAAATTACATTTGTAACGCACTCTGACCTTAAGCAGGGATACGATAGAGTATATCTACAGTTTCCTCAAGAATCTACAATACCTTGTACATCTTGTGCTTATGCGCATTGTTCGGATTGCTTTCTAATAAATGGAACAAGGGTAGCAGGCGCAGGTCCTGTTTACGATTTGCCAAAGACAGTTTATTTCACAGTACCGTCCCCTGGAATAAAGGCAAATGACACAGTAGAGCTTCTAATTAAACAATCGGCAAGTTTCCAAAATCCGACAACGCCAGGAGATTACATATTGAAAGTTTGGACTGATCAAGAACCTGAAAAGGTGCAGGCAACATTCACAATAACTTCAACAACAATCCAGAATTTAGGTGCTTCAGCTGATCCGGAATTTACCAACGCAAATATAATGTTATCGCTTGACTTTACCACAGGAAGACTTGGCGATGTGATGAATGGCAAGAATGTGTATGTAAGATTTCAAGACGGATTTATTTTGCCTCAAAAGCCTGATGCAAACTACGTTACGATAAATGGAGAAAACCCTAAATCGGTTTCTATTAATAGTAACACCTTTACTTTAACGCTTGCTTCATCAATTGGGAAAAATGCAAATGTAAAGGTAAAATTCTATCCATCGTTTGGAATTATCTCCCCAAAAAAACAGGGCAGCTACACAATAGAAGTTTTTACAGATTCAGAACCGATGCCTGTTTCAATAAAAGTGGATTTCAAAGATAAAGATTTCGTGCGAACGCTTTTAGAAACAACGCCAAACGAGCCTAACGGCAAAAACGGATATTTCATATCAAATGTCATTGTTAAATTGATTGCCGAAACTAATACGTCTGAGACACCTACTACATACTATAAGTTAGATGATGGAGACTACAAGGTTTTTACAGATCCAATTGTTATTAATGATGGTACCCATACAGTGAAGTATTACAGCAAGACTAATACTCTTACAGAGGAAGAAAAATCGCTTACGTTCAAGGTTGATACGGTAGCACCTCATATAGCATTAAACTTGAAAGACCTAACTTATACTTACGAAAATACAATATTAATAAAAGGTGGACTTTCGGAGAGTGGGGATATATATATCAACGGAAATCAACTGCAAGTGCTTTCTGACTTTTCATTTGAAGGCGTTTACACCCTAAAAGAAGGACAAAACTTTTTCCATCTTATCGCTATTGATGTTGCAGGCAACAGAACCGAAAAACTTTTAACGGTAATCTTAGATACCACAACACCCGTTCTTACGATAGAATCTCCAAAATCAAACTTCGAGAAATTCTCAAACTTTATTCTTGTAAAAGGGAATGTATATCCATCAAATTGTTTTGTTCTTGTAAATGACAAGATGGTTGAGGTAAATGGAAATGGTGACTTTGAATATAAACTTATTCCGAACTCAAAGAATAATATGCAACCTGTGAACCTGAAAGCCATTTATCCTCTAACGGGTAAATCAGTAGAGCAAAAGTTTGTAGTGATGTATGTATTTGATAATACCGTAAAACTTCAGGTGGGTAGTAAAAATATTTCCGTCTTTGGAGAGACGAAAACCATGGATGTAGAACCGTTTATTGACAAAACAAGTGGAAGAACCCTTGTTCCTGTGAGATTTGTTTCGGAAGCATTAGGCTTTGAAGTTTCATATGATTCAAAAACAAGAACAGTCTTATTACAAAAGGAGAATGTGAGAATCGAACTTGTTATTGGAAGTAGGTTTGCAATCGTAAATGGAGTAAAGAAGAGCCTTGATGTTGCACCACTTATAAAAGATGCAAGGACATTTGTTCCGCTAAGATTTATTTCAGAAACAATGGGGTATAAAGTTGACTGGAACGCCGAAACCAAGACCATAGTTATTACCCCATAG
- a CDS encoding cytochrome c biogenesis CcdA family protein produces MKRFVLIWLVVTVVLLLLAPSVKGDTPSIKILFFSTPGCSECALTKSYLETLKEIYPNIEVKEFSVSEPKNKELLASLGKIYNLPENKLNVTPAVFIGKSVFVREEAYKNVENTIKNFNYDDNAFLNEALIKAQGENSELLELFKKFGVLTVVGAGLIDGYNPCAITVLIFFISLLALRKKDRREILLVGILFTLGIGVSYLLLGIGLFELISRWKYFDYISKYVYLGTAIVTFVLVVLNFSDYLKAKKGDIKNMALQLSTAEKKTIHTLLRNPKVLTEFIFAFLVAFPVSIVEFSCTGQTYLPTIVYIFGLDYLKAQAFFYLVLYNFMFVLPLIVITYVAYRGSNSEKISKWFTDNLSTIKLATGLLFLVLFGYLFLKTLSLFNIISLRI; encoded by the coding sequence ATGAAAAGATTTGTGTTAATCTGGTTAGTGGTTACAGTCGTATTGCTGCTTCTAGCACCCTCTGTTAAGGGAGATACGCCTAGCATTAAAATTCTTTTCTTCTCCACACCTGGGTGCTCTGAGTGTGCACTTACGAAGTCATACCTTGAAACCCTTAAGGAAATTTATCCGAATATTGAGGTAAAAGAGTTTTCGGTGTCGGAACCTAAAAATAAGGAACTTCTTGCAAGCCTTGGAAAGATTTATAATCTTCCTGAAAACAAACTTAATGTTACACCTGCAGTTTTTATTGGGAAAAGCGTGTTTGTAAGGGAAGAAGCGTATAAAAATGTTGAAAATACAATTAAGAACTTCAACTACGATGACAATGCTTTTCTTAACGAAGCGCTAATCAAAGCACAGGGCGAAAATTCAGAACTCCTTGAGTTGTTTAAAAAATTTGGTGTGTTAACGGTTGTAGGGGCAGGGCTAATTGATGGCTATAATCCGTGCGCAATAACGGTTTTGATATTCTTTATTTCCCTTCTTGCGCTTAGAAAGAAAGATAGGCGTGAGATTCTTCTTGTTGGAATTCTTTTTACTTTGGGCATTGGTGTATCCTACCTTCTTTTGGGCATTGGACTCTTTGAACTAATATCAAGATGGAAATATTTTGATTATATCTCAAAGTATGTGTATCTTGGGACTGCAATCGTTACCTTTGTGCTTGTTGTATTAAACTTCTCTGATTACTTAAAGGCAAAAAAGGGAGATATAAAGAATATGGCGCTTCAACTTTCTACAGCCGAGAAAAAGACAATCCATACATTGTTGAGAAATCCCAAGGTCCTTACGGAGTTTATCTTTGCGTTTCTCGTTGCATTCCCTGTGTCAATTGTGGAGTTTTCATGCACGGGACAAACGTATCTTCCAACAATTGTTTATATCTTTGGGTTGGATTATCTTAAAGCACAGGCGTTTTTTTACCTTGTCCTATACAATTTTATGTTTGTATTGCCTTTGATTGTTATCACCTATGTTGCATACCGGGGATCAAACTCAGAGAAGATTTCCAAGTGGTTTACGGATAATTTGTCTACAATTAAACTTGCAACAGGGTTGCTCTTTTTGGTTTTATTTGGATACCTTTTCTTGAAGACACTGAGTCTTTTTAACATAATTAGTTTAAGAATTTAA
- a CDS encoding radical SAM protein, producing the protein MAYRYVYGPITSRRLGVSLGVTTVPHKVCSFNCIYCEVGKTTVLTSERKEYIPAEAILEELKDFLTNNTTKIDHITFSGLGEPTLHIRLGYIIKELKKITDIPVAVLSNGSLISQNDAKMDLLSADIVKFTLNATDKETYEKINLNHPDIKVEDVIKGIIEFRKIFTHELWIEVLLVKGINNTIENYLNLYDALTLIRPDKIHINTVVRAPAYIVEPLSFSELLEASRIINHGSQVIYKRGTTRVAPQTEITNSSFNRST; encoded by the coding sequence TTGGCATACAGATACGTTTATGGACCTATAACTTCAAGAAGACTGGGGGTGTCGCTCGGGGTTACAACCGTGCCTCATAAGGTATGCAGTTTTAACTGTATCTACTGTGAGGTCGGAAAAACTACAGTTCTTACAAGCGAACGAAAGGAATATATCCCGGCAGAAGCAATTCTTGAAGAATTAAAGGACTTTTTAACAAACAACACAACAAAAATCGACCACATAACTTTTTCTGGTCTCGGGGAGCCTACGCTTCATATTAGGCTTGGATATATCATTAAAGAATTGAAGAAAATAACAGACATTCCTGTTGCAGTGCTTTCAAATGGATCCCTAATCTCACAAAACGATGCGAAGATGGACTTATTAAGTGCTGATATCGTAAAATTCACGCTCAACGCAACCGATAAAGAAACATACGAGAAAATCAATTTAAACCATCCCGACATAAAGGTTGAAGATGTAATTAAAGGCATTATCGAATTTAGAAAAATTTTCACGCACGAACTTTGGATTGAAGTTCTTCTTGTAAAGGGTATCAATAATACAATTGAAAATTACTTAAATTTATACGACGCCTTAACGCTTATACGACCAGATAAAATTCACATAAACACGGTTGTGCGTGCTCCAGCTTACATTGTTGAGCCATTGAGTTTTTCAGAACTACTTGAAGCATCACGCATTATAAATCATGGATCACAAGTAATATACAAAAGGGGCACAACAAGAGTTGCGCCTCAAACTGAAATTACAAATTCGTCTTTTAATAGATCTACTTAA